In Chloroflexota bacterium, one DNA window encodes the following:
- a CDS encoding gamma-glutamyltransferase family protein has product MTVTTFLGDDSPGQRPAHATRPVVMGRRGVVTSGHYLATAAGFRIMEQGGNAIDAAAAMCFCLNLLEPQSNGLAGEVPTLIYSARERKAYALSGMGWSAQAFSIDWCREHGIDLIPGDGYLPACVPAVVGTWTAALARFGSLSFSEVAQPAIELAEHGFPVYQGLHDSLAGNEDKYTELYPSTGEVYLPSGRAPQVGALLRNPAWAETLRVLCRADQAAAGRGRVAGIEAARDAFYRGKIAERIIDFITANPVEDASGSAHAGLLTYEDFAEWEAEFEEPVGFNYHGFDVFKCSSWTQGPVFVQQLALLDGFDLATLGHNSADYLHTVIECAKLAFADREAHYGDPRFDDVPFDRLLSKAYSAQRRALIGEQASLEMRPGDLGQGIPMYATVDVADDNRRALQLEAREVRDLGLGHAHLGDTTHLDAVDAEGNMVAATPSGGWLGTSPVIRGLGFPLGTRGQMFYLNPARPNALAPRKRPRATLTPSLVMRDGEPYMVFGTPGGDGQDQWTLQFFLNHVHFGMSLQEALDAPTVHSVHFPSSFYPRGAYPGRVVAEGRIGSDVVAELERRGHEVELTNGWANGKPMAIQFGGPGDVIAGAVSAKGTIGYALGW; this is encoded by the coding sequence ATGACGGTCACGACGTTCCTGGGAGACGACAGCCCCGGGCAACGCCCGGCCCATGCCACCCGCCCGGTGGTGATGGGCCGACGCGGCGTCGTCACCTCGGGTCACTATCTGGCCACGGCCGCCGGCTTCCGCATCATGGAGCAGGGCGGCAACGCCATCGACGCCGCCGCGGCCATGTGCTTCTGCCTCAACCTGCTGGAGCCGCAGAGCAACGGGCTGGCCGGCGAGGTGCCGACGCTCATCTACTCGGCGCGCGAGCGCAAGGCCTACGCGCTCAGCGGCATGGGGTGGTCGGCGCAGGCGTTCAGTATCGACTGGTGCCGCGAGCACGGCATCGACCTGATCCCCGGCGACGGCTATCTGCCGGCCTGCGTGCCCGCCGTGGTCGGAACCTGGACCGCGGCCCTGGCCCGATTTGGATCCCTCAGCTTCAGCGAGGTCGCGCAGCCCGCCATCGAGCTGGCCGAGCACGGCTTTCCCGTCTACCAGGGTCTGCACGACAGCCTGGCGGGCAACGAGGACAAGTACACCGAGCTTTACCCCAGCACCGGCGAGGTCTACCTGCCGTCGGGGCGGGCGCCGCAGGTTGGGGCTCTGCTTCGCAATCCCGCCTGGGCCGAGACCCTGCGCGTCCTTTGCCGCGCCGACCAGGCGGCTGCCGGACGCGGACGGGTGGCCGGCATCGAGGCCGCGCGCGACGCCTTCTATAGGGGCAAGATTGCCGAACGCATCATCGACTTCATCACGGCCAATCCGGTCGAAGACGCCAGCGGATCGGCGCACGCGGGCCTGCTGACCTACGAGGACTTCGCCGAGTGGGAGGCCGAGTTCGAGGAGCCCGTCGGCTTCAACTATCACGGTTTCGATGTCTTCAAGTGCTCCAGCTGGACCCAGGGCCCGGTGTTCGTGCAGCAACTGGCGCTGCTGGACGGATTCGATCTGGCGACGCTGGGCCACAACTCGGCGGACTACCTGCACACGGTGATCGAGTGCGCCAAGCTGGCCTTCGCCGACCGCGAGGCCCACTACGGCGACCCACGCTTCGACGACGTGCCATTCGACCGGTTGCTCTCGAAGGCTTATTCCGCCCAGCGACGCGCGCTGATCGGCGAACAGGCGTCCCTGGAGATGCGGCCCGGCGACCTGGGGCAGGGCATTCCGATGTACGCCACCGTTGACGTGGCCGACGACAACCGTCGGGCGCTGCAGCTCGAGGCCCGCGAAGTCCGGGACCTGGGCCTCGGCCACGCGCACCTGGGCGACACCACCCACCTGGACGCCGTTGACGCCGAGGGCAACATGGTCGCGGCAACACCCAGCGGCGGGTGGCTCGGAACCTCGCCCGTCATCCGCGGGCTCGGATTTCCGTTGGGCACGCGCGGCCAGATGTTCTACCTCAATCCGGCCCGTCCCAACGCGCTGGCCCCGCGCAAGCGACCCCGCGCCACGCTCACGCCGTCGCTCGTCATGCGCGACGGCGAGCCCTACATGGTGTTCGGCACGCCCGGCGGCGACGGCCAGGACCAGTGGACGCTGCAGTTCTTCCTCAACCATGTCCACTTCGGCATGAGCCTCCAGGAAGCATTGGACGCGCCCACGGTCCACTCGGTGCACTTCCCGTCGTCGTTCTATCCGCGCGGCGCCTATCCGGGTCGCGTGGTGGCCGAAGGCCGCATCGGCAGCGACGTCGTCGCCGAGTTGGAGCGCCGCGGCCACGAAGTTGAGCTGACTAACGGCTGGGCCAACGGCAAGCCCATGGCGATCCAATTCGGCGGCCCCGGCGACGTCATCGCTGGAGCGGTATCCGCCAAGGGAACCATCGGCTACGCGCTGGGCTGGTAA
- a CDS encoding M14 family metallocarboxypeptidase — MQPPASYDEIVGRVVAACDAPPLTLSRHPVDELGLDLLRVDVAPQRPALAHVGLFGGVHGDEPAGYLSVLEFLEQRHWADHPAIAFSVFPCLNPTGCTLGTRENADGIDINRTYDRDEVPEVRVLRAMIKHDGFDAFIDAHEDPEEDGFYVYAFLENRAWHPEIVEAVAERGPVTGKSEVDETPVEAGLISVGEDRSREEAFQEYMEDGDWPLPFYLYSLGMRSGMTTETPGQIELSTRVAMQHAARERLLELLIGARRARA, encoded by the coding sequence ATGCAGCCGCCGGCCAGCTATGACGAGATCGTGGGGCGGGTGGTTGCGGCATGCGACGCGCCGCCGCTGACGCTGTCCCGACACCCGGTGGACGAGCTTGGCCTCGACCTGCTGCGCGTGGACGTGGCGCCGCAGCGTCCGGCGCTGGCGCACGTGGGACTGTTTGGCGGCGTCCACGGCGACGAACCTGCCGGGTATCTGTCGGTACTGGAGTTCCTGGAGCAGCGCCACTGGGCCGATCATCCGGCCATTGCCTTCAGCGTCTTTCCGTGCCTGAATCCCACCGGATGCACGCTGGGGACCCGCGAGAACGCGGACGGCATCGACATCAACCGGACGTACGACCGTGACGAGGTGCCGGAGGTGCGCGTGCTGCGGGCGATGATCAAGCACGACGGGTTCGACGCCTTTATCGACGCCCACGAGGACCCGGAGGAGGACGGGTTCTACGTCTACGCGTTCCTCGAGAATCGCGCGTGGCACCCGGAGATCGTGGAGGCCGTGGCCGAGCGCGGGCCGGTCACGGGCAAGTCGGAGGTGGACGAGACGCCGGTCGAAGCCGGTCTGATCTCGGTGGGCGAGGACCGATCGCGAGAGGAAGCCTTCCAGGAGTACATGGAGGACGGCGACTGGCCGCTGCCGTTCTATCTGTACTCACTGGGCATGCGCTCCGGCATGACGACGGAGACGCCGGGGCAGATCGAGCTCTCAACGCGGGTGGCGATGCAGCACGCCGCGCGCGAGCGGCTCTTGGAGTTGCTCATCGGCGCGCGGAGGGCGAGAGCCTAG
- a CDS encoding VOC family protein: protein MRFTSHTQGSPCWVDLATTDQAAAKAFYAGLFGWDCQDNPMDEAGNVFYTMAMVDGAFVGGMYEQPEDQRKAGIPPHWMIHLAVDDVDAIAARVPELGGTVGAPPFDVFEAGRMSIISDPAGAHVAFWQAKDHIGAGVKSEPNTIHWCELLTHDPVAGTAFYTRLLGMESETMTMQQGGDYTIFLSDGVGVAGNMAMPEHLREQGVPAHWSVYFQVTDVDAVVGQAVAKGAQVALPPMDIAMVGRIAFLLDPQGAGFGLTQPESA, encoded by the coding sequence ATGAGATTCACCAGCCATACCCAGGGCTCTCCCTGTTGGGTCGATCTGGCGACCACGGATCAGGCGGCGGCCAAGGCGTTTTATGCGGGCCTGTTCGGATGGGACTGCCAGGACAACCCGATGGACGAGGCCGGAAACGTCTTCTACACGATGGCAATGGTGGACGGCGCGTTCGTGGGCGGCATGTACGAGCAGCCGGAGGATCAGCGGAAGGCGGGCATTCCACCGCACTGGATGATTCACCTGGCGGTTGACGACGTGGATGCCATCGCAGCCCGTGTGCCGGAGCTAGGCGGCACGGTGGGCGCGCCGCCGTTCGACGTCTTCGAGGCGGGACGGATGAGCATCATCAGCGATCCCGCCGGCGCGCACGTGGCGTTCTGGCAGGCAAAGGACCACATTGGCGCGGGCGTGAAGTCCGAGCCGAACACGATCCACTGGTGCGAGCTGTTGACCCACGATCCCGTCGCCGGCACGGCGTTCTATACGAGATTGCTCGGCATGGAGTCCGAGACGATGACGATGCAGCAGGGAGGCGACTACACCATCTTCCTGTCCGACGGCGTGGGCGTGGCCGGCAACATGGCGATGCCCGAGCACCTGCGCGAGCAGGGCGTCCCGGCGCACTGGAGCGTCTACTTTCAAGTCACGGACGTCGACGCCGTGGTGGGCCAGGCGGTCGCCAAGGGCGCCCAAGTCGCACTGCCGCCGATGGACATCGCGATGGTGGGGCGGATCGCCTTCCTATTGGATCCACAGGGGGCGGGTTTCGGTCTGACGCAGCCGGAGTCGGCGTAA
- a CDS encoding MarR family transcriptional regulator has translation MEGQQTDPSVNARAVRLQDGLRRLTLAIVEGLQQQLSPYQIDAVEYTILGICLATGPTTIKDLQSMVPIDYTQISRTTSRLEDKGLMAKAHLADDRRIVRVEVTEKGRELMPDLMQSALKFYKGLVGDISQAELAECTAVMQKLSAPGDSAECGNAQ, from the coding sequence GTGGAAGGCCAGCAAACCGACCCATCGGTGAATGCTCGAGCCGTTCGATTGCAGGATGGCTTGAGGAGATTGACTCTTGCCATTGTGGAAGGACTTCAGCAACAGCTATCTCCCTATCAGATCGACGCCGTTGAATATACGATTCTGGGGATTTGTCTCGCCACTGGACCAACGACGATCAAAGACCTGCAGTCGATGGTTCCGATTGACTATACGCAGATTAGCCGCACGACATCTAGACTCGAGGACAAGGGTCTGATGGCAAAGGCTCACCTCGCGGATGATCGACGCATCGTGAGAGTTGAGGTGACGGAAAAAGGCCGGGAGCTCATGCCTGATCTCATGCAGAGCGCCCTGAAGTTCTACAAAGGTCTTGTTGGCGACATTAGCCAAGCGGAACTCGCGGAATGCACGGCCGTCATGCAGAAGCTGTCGGCGCCAGGAGATTCGGCAGAGTGCGGTAACGCCCAATGA
- a CDS encoding MarR family transcriptional regulator: MKDEMQGEELQAQIGKLQENIMSVVHMMYRGIEEELAEDRLAVGVYSVLAACFVNAPITVSDIQKHVPLDTGRISRIVSNLEERNFVRKTRRRDDRRMVSIEMTDEGRGIAAQLMGKVDSFYVKTMSRITDDELTYLIAFIEQMLANAERARQQLNEEGARE; this comes from the coding sequence ATGAAGGACGAGATGCAAGGCGAGGAGTTGCAGGCGCAGATTGGAAAGCTGCAGGAAAACATCATGAGTGTGGTTCACATGATGTACCGCGGCATCGAGGAAGAACTGGCTGAAGACCGACTTGCCGTCGGCGTATATTCGGTGCTTGCCGCCTGCTTTGTGAACGCGCCAATCACAGTTTCGGATATCCAAAAGCACGTCCCGCTGGATACTGGGCGAATCAGCCGTATCGTGTCCAATCTCGAAGAAAGAAACTTCGTGCGAAAGACACGCCGTCGAGACGACCGACGGATGGTATCGATTGAAATGACCGACGAGGGACGCGGGATCGCGGCTCAACTCATGGGGAAAGTAGATTCATTCTACGTGAAGACCATGAGTCGAATAACTGACGATGAATTGACGTATCTGATTGCGTTCATCGAGCAGATGCTCGCAAACGCCGAGCGGGCTCGTCAGCAGTTGAACGAAGAAGGCGCGCGAGAATAA
- a CDS encoding PIN domain-containing protein, with product MTNGQFRAVVDTHALWWYLKSPERLSAAATAVFRLAETGNATIVVPAIAVAEFYFLSVKLGQALAPSHLLAALGSVGGIELSDLGRDQLERLDRYPEIPEMHDRLIAAEAAALDAPVVTRDAILTASSQIETIW from the coding sequence GTGACGAACGGGCAGTTTCGAGCCGTCGTCGACACTCATGCCCTGTGGTGGTATCTCAAATCGCCTGAACGTCTTTCCGCCGCCGCCACCGCGGTATTCCGCCTGGCCGAGACGGGCAACGCCACCATTGTCGTTCCGGCTATTGCCGTAGCCGAGTTTTACTTCCTGTCGGTCAAGCTAGGCCAGGCCTTAGCTCCCTCCCACCTGCTGGCGGCATTGGGCTCAGTGGGTGGCATCGAGTTGTCGGATTTGGGTCGAGACCAACTTGAGAGGCTTGATCGCTATCCCGAGATCCCGGAAATGCACGACCGGCTGATCGCCGCGGAGGCGGCGGCTCTGGATGCCCCGGTTGTGACCCGGGATGCGATCCTGACCGCTTCGTCTCAGATTGAAACCATCTGGTAG
- a CDS encoding type II toxin-antitoxin system prevent-host-death family antitoxin, which yields MAANSVTTYGIREFKARISEILKELDAGSEVVITRRGEPCARLVSVPQLPREKPSLASLRGALSDLPDAIYEDFREIKAVWEPRSPPSRASEQ from the coding sequence ATGGCAGCGAACTCTGTGACCACCTACGGCATCAGGGAATTCAAGGCGAGGATCAGCGAGATCCTCAAAGAGCTCGACGCCGGCTCCGAGGTTGTGATCACCCGCCGCGGGGAACCCTGCGCCCGGCTGGTTTCCGTTCCGCAGCTCCCGCGTGAGAAACCGTCACTGGCATCACTGCGGGGCGCCCTGTCCGACCTTCCGGACGCAATCTACGAGGATTTTCGAGAGATCAAGGCGGTCTGGGAGCCTCGGTCGCCGCCATCTCGGGCATCTGAGCAGTGA
- a CDS encoding NUDIX domain-containing protein: MPLGDPDDPFVRPTARAVLLDRQDRVLLILATISVGRDHGPESFWHMPGGLIEPGETAEQAARRECAEETGIRNISVGPCVWHRRHVAQWHGRWYDWRERYFLARTDHVHTTARHMEGHEREEFREHRWWSLDELRRSDEIFVPGRLAELLPPLVAGDLPSEPIDAGV; this comes from the coding sequence ATGCCCCTGGGCGATCCTGACGACCCGTTCGTGCGACCGACGGCGCGGGCTGTTCTGCTGGATCGCCAGGATCGCGTGCTGTTGATCCTGGCGACGATCAGTGTCGGCCGCGACCACGGCCCGGAATCGTTCTGGCACATGCCCGGCGGATTGATCGAACCGGGCGAGACCGCCGAACAGGCCGCCAGGCGCGAGTGCGCTGAGGAGACTGGCATTCGCAACATCAGCGTCGGCCCCTGCGTCTGGCATCGGCGGCACGTAGCACAGTGGCACGGGCGCTGGTACGACTGGCGCGAGCGCTACTTCCTGGCTCGGACGGACCACGTTCACACCACAGCGCGCCACATGGAGGGACACGAGCGAGAGGAGTTCCGCGAGCATCGCTGGTGGTCCCTCGACGAGCTGCGGCGGTCTGACGAGATCTTTGTGCCCGGCCGCCTCGCGGAATTGCTTCCGCCGCTGGTGGCGGGTGACCTGCCGAGCGAGCCGATCGACGCGGGCGTCTGA
- a CDS encoding iron chelate uptake ABC transporter family permease subunit → MLGAARLTSLRNYRQAGISIRLAVGGAVLTVIALATALISLSLGPVNIPADHVASIVLAPIGIELADFGRTEQLVIEQIRLPRILVGAVVGMALAVAGATMQGLFRNPMADPGIIGVSAGGALGAVIAIATGATGLFFLALPTFAFIGALAATFLVYGIAAVGGHFSMATLLLAGIAVNAFLGAIVSTIIIVLPDNEALREILFWLAGGLDSRVWEHVHISAPLILGATAVILLASRDLNLLMLGDDEARAMGVRVGLTRGTLLAASALATGAAVAVSGTIAFVGLVTPHILRLVLGPDHRVLIPLSAIAGAVFVIVADTVARTIVQPAEFRVGVLTAFVGAPFFVLLLIRNKRQAQAL, encoded by the coding sequence GTGCTCGGGGCCGCGCGACTGACGTCGCTGCGCAACTATCGCCAGGCTGGCATCTCAATTCGCCTTGCCGTCGGCGGTGCCGTTCTCACGGTCATTGCCCTTGCGACGGCCCTGATCTCCCTGAGTCTCGGGCCGGTCAATATCCCGGCCGACCACGTGGCGTCCATCGTGCTGGCACCGATTGGCATCGAGCTGGCTGACTTTGGCCGCACCGAGCAGCTGGTCATCGAGCAAATCCGGCTGCCGCGAATCCTGGTGGGCGCCGTCGTCGGCATGGCGCTGGCGGTGGCCGGCGCCACCATGCAGGGGCTGTTTCGCAACCCGATGGCCGATCCCGGGATCATTGGGGTCTCCGCGGGCGGCGCCCTTGGCGCGGTCATCGCAATCGCCACCGGCGCGACCGGCTTGTTCTTTCTGGCCCTGCCGACGTTCGCCTTCATTGGCGCGCTGGCCGCCACGTTTCTCGTCTACGGCATCGCGGCCGTTGGGGGCCATTTCTCGATGGCCACGCTGCTGCTGGCGGGCATCGCCGTCAACGCCTTTCTGGGTGCGATCGTCTCCACGATCATCATCGTTCTGCCCGACAACGAAGCGCTGCGGGAGATCCTGTTCTGGCTCGCGGGCGGCTTGGATTCGCGCGTTTGGGAGCACGTGCACATCTCGGCCCCGCTGATTCTCGGCGCCACCGCGGTCATTCTGCTGGCGTCTCGCGATCTCAATTTGCTGATGCTGGGCGACGACGAGGCGCGCGCCATGGGCGTTCGCGTGGGCCTCACCCGCGGAACGCTATTGGCCGCCTCGGCGCTGGCCACCGGCGCGGCCGTGGCCGTCAGCGGGACTATCGCCTTCGTGGGCCTCGTGACGCCCCACATCCTGCGGCTGGTGCTGGGCCCCGATCACCGGGTGCTGATTCCGCTCAGCGCCATCGCCGGCGCGGTCTTCGTGATCGTCGCCGACACCGTCGCTCGGACCATTGTCCAGCCGGCCGAGTTTCGGGTCGGCGTGCTCACGGCCTTCGTCGGCGCGCCGTTTTTTGTCCTACTGCTGATTCGCAATAAACGTCAGGCGCAGGCGCTATGA
- a CDS encoding ABC transporter substrate-binding protein, translating into MQRLRTLVMIPLVLLALTLALAACGPDPEGSPTTASAAPATTPTTPEATPEPMPTQTAAPTAQPTAEPTPTQTATPTAPATPTATAEPTPTQDAMTLPPEVTQAFANVRGIVDPTNFSWPREVEGLNGVFSIPFKPLRIITASVGHDEMTLALVPLDRLVAVGSASQNATYSNVADLLQDKPQISRDPETIIAEAPDVVVTSPFFSADGVEALSKAGVLVIQTELKHDAEARINNILLMGYIFGEEERAVEFATEIRDRYESLIAVTGAVETRPRVLALTQYSDKLWVAGADSTEGSVIEAAGGLNAAADAGVEGNQTTSLEGVIAMAPEVIVIAQPREFGAEEFRQSLFDNEALAELPAIKNEAVHIVEGKHFTTLSYWNIRGAEDLARLLWPEDFGDTESPPFSLAE; encoded by the coding sequence ATGCAACGGCTTCGCACACTCGTCATGATTCCCTTGGTGCTTCTCGCACTTACGCTCGCCCTGGCGGCTTGCGGGCCGGACCCGGAGGGGTCGCCGACGACTGCATCGGCTGCGCCCGCGACCACCCCGACTACGCCTGAAGCGACGCCCGAGCCGATGCCGACCCAGACGGCCGCGCCCACGGCTCAACCGACCGCCGAACCGACCCCAACCCAGACGGCGACGCCTACGGCCCCGGCGACGCCGACGGCAACCGCCGAGCCCACCCCGACCCAGGATGCGATGACGCTGCCGCCGGAGGTCACGCAGGCATTCGCCAACGTCCGTGGCATTGTCGACCCCACCAACTTCAGCTGGCCTCGTGAAGTCGAAGGGCTCAACGGTGTGTTCAGCATCCCGTTCAAGCCGCTGCGCATCATCACGGCTTCGGTCGGGCACGACGAAATGACGCTGGCCCTGGTGCCGCTGGACCGGCTGGTGGCCGTCGGCAGCGCGTCCCAGAACGCCACCTACTCCAACGTCGCCGATCTTCTGCAGGACAAGCCCCAGATTTCCCGTGACCCCGAGACGATCATTGCCGAGGCGCCGGATGTCGTAGTCACCAGCCCGTTCTTCTCGGCCGACGGCGTCGAAGCCCTTTCGAAGGCCGGCGTGCTGGTGATCCAGACCGAGCTGAAGCACGACGCGGAGGCGCGGATCAACAACATCCTCCTGATGGGATACATCTTCGGCGAAGAAGAGCGGGCCGTGGAGTTCGCCACCGAGATTCGCGACCGGTACGAGTCCCTCATTGCCGTGACCGGCGCCGTCGAAACCCGTCCGCGCGTGCTGGCGCTCACCCAATACTCCGACAAGCTGTGGGTGGCCGGGGCGGACTCGACCGAGGGCAGCGTGATCGAGGCGGCCGGAGGACTAAACGCGGCGGCTGACGCTGGAGTCGAGGGCAACCAGACCACCAGCCTCGAGGGCGTGATTGCCATGGCGCCTGAGGTCATCGTGATCGCCCAGCCCAGGGAATTTGGAGCCGAGGAATTCAGGCAGAGCCTCTTCGACAATGAGGCCCTGGCCGAGCTTCCGGCAATCAAGAACGAGGCAGTCCACATCGTCGAGGGCAAGCACTTCACCACGCTTTCGTACTGGAACATCCGCGGCGCCGAGGACCTGGCGCGGCTCCTGTGGCCCGAGGACTTCGGTGACACCGAGAGCCCACCCTTTAGTCTGGCGGAATAG
- a CDS encoding ABC transporter ATP-binding protein: MAQVEPSTALQADDLSFQVEAKSLLERINLRADRGQLVGVIGPNGAGKSTLLRAMAGVLSPHEGVVWLEGEDLTSRPAKEVASKLALVPQLAPYTHGFTVRELVLMGRYPHLGRFEIEGPADDRIAREAMRLTETEDFEARTLDTLSGGERQRVFVSRALAQQPRVLLLDEPTANLDVLHKLRVLDLVRRLVDEGLTAVAAIHDLSMAARYCDRLILLASGRVLAEGTPEEVLVPEIIESAFGVESAVYRDPVTGSLAISVIGPSGRNGAPTPTAGANGQGVREGVPADAVAPSANAGRT; this comes from the coding sequence ATGGCGCAAGTCGAACCATCCACGGCGCTCCAGGCCGACGATCTCAGCTTCCAGGTCGAGGCCAAGTCGCTCTTGGAGCGCATAAACCTGCGCGCGGATCGCGGGCAGCTGGTCGGCGTCATCGGTCCAAACGGCGCGGGGAAGTCCACGCTTCTCCGCGCCATGGCGGGTGTGCTGAGCCCGCACGAAGGCGTGGTCTGGCTCGAAGGCGAGGACCTGACCTCCCGCCCGGCCAAGGAGGTCGCGTCCAAGCTGGCGCTGGTGCCGCAGCTCGCGCCCTACACCCACGGATTCACGGTGCGCGAGCTGGTGCTCATGGGGCGCTATCCCCATTTAGGGCGCTTTGAGATCGAAGGGCCGGCCGACGATCGCATCGCCCGGGAGGCCATGCGCTTGACTGAGACCGAAGATTTCGAGGCGCGCACGCTGGACACCCTGTCCGGAGGCGAGCGCCAGCGGGTCTTCGTCTCACGCGCGCTAGCGCAACAGCCGCGGGTGCTCCTGCTGGACGAACCGACCGCCAACTTGGACGTGTTGCACAAGCTGCGCGTGCTGGATCTGGTCCGTCGTCTGGTGGATGAGGGGCTGACCGCAGTGGCCGCCATCCACGACCTCAGCATGGCAGCGCGATACTGCGATCGCTTGATCCTGCTCGCGTCCGGCCGGGTGCTTGCCGAAGGAACTCCGGAGGAGGTGCTCGTGCCGGAGATCATCGAATCCGCGTTCGGCGTCGAGTCGGCCGTCTACCGCGATCCTGTCACGGGGTCGTTGGCGATCAGCGTGATCGGTCCATCAGGAAGGAACGGAGCTCCGACCCCAACCGCCGGCGCCAACGGCCAAGGAGTCCGTGAAGGCGTTCCGGCCGACGCCGTCGCACCGAGCGCGAATGCAGGCCGAACATGA
- the cobO gene encoding cob(I)yrinic acid a,c-diamide adenosyltransferase — protein sequence MSGRDPHTPPAEVTKTRRKRHGLVIVNTGEGKGKTTAALGVIFRAWGRDFKIRMFQFIKHTGATFGEHRAAMRLDIPIEALGDGFTWLSKDMDRTQALAVEQWGRCKEAILEGEEDIIVLDEFTYAMHYGWIPVADVVTVLKQRPARMHVIITGRYAPQELVDCADLVTEMRMIKHPYREQGIRAQQGIEF from the coding sequence ATGAGCGGCCGCGATCCGCATACGCCGCCCGCCGAGGTCACCAAGACCCGTCGCAAGCGCCATGGGCTGGTGATCGTCAACACCGGCGAAGGCAAAGGCAAGACCACGGCCGCCCTTGGGGTGATCTTTCGCGCCTGGGGACGGGATTTCAAGATCCGCATGTTCCAGTTCATCAAGCACACCGGCGCCACGTTTGGCGAGCACCGCGCGGCCATGCGGCTCGACATCCCCATCGAGGCGCTGGGCGACGGGTTCACCTGGCTGTCCAAGGACATGGATCGCACCCAGGCTCTGGCGGTGGAGCAATGGGGACGGTGCAAGGAAGCCATCCTGGAGGGCGAGGAAGACATCATCGTGCTCGATGAATTCACCTACGCCATGCACTACGGCTGGATTCCCGTCGCCGACGTCGTGACCGTACTCAAGCAGCGCCCGGCGCGCATGCACGTCATCATCACGGGTCGCTATGCGCCGCAGGAGTTGGTCGACTGCGCCGACCTGGTGACCGAAATGCGGATGATCAAGCATCCCTACCGCGAGCAGGGCATTCGCGCCCAGCAGGGGATCGAGTTCTAG